The following coding sequences lie in one Populus nigra chromosome 15, ddPopNigr1.1, whole genome shotgun sequence genomic window:
- the LOC133674772 gene encoding nuclear transcription factor Y subunit A-3-like isoform X2, producing the protein MALRIQNLLKKNFDEPYFTVSCPSWWNSNEQQFLPSLSKNTSFKVDSPNQPYHESKQLGFHLLDQESSSTLSIGQSHNEMSSVGGINSQDQYESCGKGVKGKMKPVLLLSTPDRVSNHSQADCSYSMVRDPYADPYFGGLCNPYELHAFIQPHLGSHMVGMTAGRVPLPVDLADDGPIYVNAKQYRGIIRRRQSRAKLEAQNKLVKNRKPYLHESRHIHALNRVRGSGGRFLGKKKLQESDPTPSQCNVTDTIHSHVKNDASELESYQSGTGQSGASNTTCSDITSVSYSNVTFRQPEHRFSGIATHLGGGMEINSRLICRGTQHHTSVQ; encoded by the exons ATGGCTTTACGAATTCAGAACTTGCTGAAGAAAAACTTTGATGAACCTTACTTCACCGTTAGTTGCCCATCATGGTGGAATTCAAATGAACAGCAATTTTTGCCATCTTTATCCAAGAACACAAGCTTTAAAGTAGACTCTCCAAACCAACCTTATCATGAATCAAAGCAGTTAGGATTTCATCTCCTGGACCAGGAATCATCCTCAACTCTATCAATTGGTCAATCTCACAATGAAATGAGTTCTGTGGGAGGGATCAATTCACAAGATCAAT ATGAAAGTTGCGGGAAGGGAGTGAAGGGAAAAATGAAACCAGTTCTCTTGTTGAGTACTCCAGATAGGGTGTCTAATCACTCACAAGCTGATTGTAGCTATTCAATG GTTCGTGATCCATATGCTGATCCTTACTTTGGTGGGCTGTGTAATCCATATGAACTTCATGCTTTT ATTCAGCCCCATCTGGGTTCTCATATGGTGGGGATGACAGCTGGACGAGTCCCACTCCCTGTTGATCTTGCAGATGATGGACCAATTTATGTTAATGCTAAACAGTACCGTGGAATTATCAGAAGGAGACAATCACGGGCAAAGCTTGAGGCTCAAAACAAACTGGTAAAAAATCGAAAG CCATACCTTCACGAGTCTCGGCACATTCATGCCTTGAACAGGGTTCGAGGATCTGGTGGACGCTTTCTCGGCAAAAAAAAGCTCCAGGAATCTGATCCCACTCCCAGTCAGTGTAATGTCACAGATACCATCCACTCACACGTAAAGAATGATGCATCAGAACTTGAAAGCTATCAGTCTGGAACCGGCCAATCTGGTGCCTCAAATACTACCTGCTCTGACATCACCAGTGTCTCCTACAGCAATGTCACTTTTAGGCAGCCAGAACACCGGTTCTCAGGTATTGCTACTCACCTTGGTGGAGGCATGGAAATCAACAGTAGGCTTATTTGCAGAGGAACCCAACACCACACTTCCGTTCAGTGA
- the LOC133674772 gene encoding nuclear transcription factor Y subunit A-3-like isoform X1: MALRIQNLLKKNFDEPYFTVSCPSWWNSNEQQFLPSLSKNTSFKVDSPNQPYHESKQLGFHLLDQESSSTLSIGQSHNEMSSVGGINSQDQCISSESDESCGKGVKGKMKPVLLLSTPDRVSNHSQADCSYSMVRDPYADPYFGGLCNPYELHAFIQPHLGSHMVGMTAGRVPLPVDLADDGPIYVNAKQYRGIIRRRQSRAKLEAQNKLVKNRKPYLHESRHIHALNRVRGSGGRFLGKKKLQESDPTPSQCNVTDTIHSHVKNDASELESYQSGTGQSGASNTTCSDITSVSYSNVTFRQPEHRFSGIATHLGGGMEINSRLICRGTQHHTSVQ; this comes from the exons ATGGCTTTACGAATTCAGAACTTGCTGAAGAAAAACTTTGATGAACCTTACTTCACCGTTAGTTGCCCATCATGGTGGAATTCAAATGAACAGCAATTTTTGCCATCTTTATCCAAGAACACAAGCTTTAAAGTAGACTCTCCAAACCAACCTTATCATGAATCAAAGCAGTTAGGATTTCATCTCCTGGACCAGGAATCATCCTCAACTCTATCAATTGGTCAATCTCACAATGAAATGAGTTCTGTGGGAGGGATCAATTCACAAGATCAATGTATTTCATCTGAATCTG ATGAAAGTTGCGGGAAGGGAGTGAAGGGAAAAATGAAACCAGTTCTCTTGTTGAGTACTCCAGATAGGGTGTCTAATCACTCACAAGCTGATTGTAGCTATTCAATG GTTCGTGATCCATATGCTGATCCTTACTTTGGTGGGCTGTGTAATCCATATGAACTTCATGCTTTT ATTCAGCCCCATCTGGGTTCTCATATGGTGGGGATGACAGCTGGACGAGTCCCACTCCCTGTTGATCTTGCAGATGATGGACCAATTTATGTTAATGCTAAACAGTACCGTGGAATTATCAGAAGGAGACAATCACGGGCAAAGCTTGAGGCTCAAAACAAACTGGTAAAAAATCGAAAG CCATACCTTCACGAGTCTCGGCACATTCATGCCTTGAACAGGGTTCGAGGATCTGGTGGACGCTTTCTCGGCAAAAAAAAGCTCCAGGAATCTGATCCCACTCCCAGTCAGTGTAATGTCACAGATACCATCCACTCACACGTAAAGAATGATGCATCAGAACTTGAAAGCTATCAGTCTGGAACCGGCCAATCTGGTGCCTCAAATACTACCTGCTCTGACATCACCAGTGTCTCCTACAGCAATGTCACTTTTAGGCAGCCAGAACACCGGTTCTCAGGTATTGCTACTCACCTTGGTGGAGGCATGGAAATCAACAGTAGGCTTATTTGCAGAGGAACCCAACACCACACTTCCGTTCAGTGA
- the LOC133674743 gene encoding alpha/beta hydrolase domain-containing protein WAV2-like isoform X2 has product MVSYVSAFLYGVGGIVVAGMALLVAFQEKLVYVPVLPGLTKSYSITPARLRLLYEDVWLRSSDGVRLHAWFIKLLPECRGPTVLFFQENAGNIAHRLEMVRIMIQRLQCNVFMLSYRGYGASDGYPSQHGIAKDAQAALDHLSQRTDIDTSRIVVFGRSLGGAVGALLTKNNPDKVAALILENTFTSILDMAGVLLPFLKWFIGGTGSKGPKILNFLVRSPWSTIDIVGQINQPILFLSGLQDEMVPPSHMQMLYAKVASHNRECIFVEFPNGMHMDTWLAGGDHYWRTIQQFIGNHVPEVKEHESSHDDKVLLQYLSCYGMWNNQL; this is encoded by the exons ATGGTGTCGTACGTGAGCGCGTTTCTGTACGGAGTCGGAGGCATAGTAGTAGCAGGGATGGCTTTGCTTGTAGCCTTTCAAGAGAAGCTCGTCTACGTCCCGGTCTTACCCGGTCTCACTAAATCCTACTCGATCACTCCTGCTCGACTCCGTCTCCTTTACGAGGACGTTTGGCTCCGATCCTCCGATGGCGTCCGCCTTCACGCTTGGTTCATTAAGCTCCTCCCTGAATGCAGAG GTCCAACTGTCCTGTTTTTCCAAGAGAATGCCGGAA ACATTGCGCATCGTCTTGAAATGGTCCGCATAATGATTCAGAGGTTGCAGTGCAACGTGTTCATGCTTTCATATCGAGG TTATGGAGCAAGTGATGGATATCCTTCGCAGCATGGAATTGCAAAAGATGCTCAG GCTGCTCTGGATCATCTTTCACAGAGGACTGACATTGACACATCTAGAATAGTCGTGTTTGGGCGGTCACTTGGGGGTGCAGTTGGGGCTCTGCTCACCAAAAACAACCCCGATAAG GTTGCTGCATTGATCTTGGAGAACACTTTTACATCCATTCTAGACATGGCAGGGGTTCTACTGCCCTTCCTAAAGTGGTTTATTGGAGGCACAGGTTCAAAAGGGcctaaaattcttaattttcttgtaCGTTCTCCATGGAGTACCATTGACATTGTTGGCCAG ATTAATCAgccaattctttttctttctggATTGCAAGATGAAATGGTTCCTCCATCACATATGCAAATGCTCTACGCTAAAGTAGCTTCTCATAATAGGGAATGCATCTTTGTGGAGTTTCCTAATGGCATGCATATGGACACTTGGCTTGCTGGTGGTGATCACTACTGGAGAACTATTCAGCAGTTTATTGGAAACCATGTTCCAGAGGTAAAGGAACATGAATCATCCCACGATGACAAAG TGTTATTACAATACCTCTCTTGTTATGGCATGTGGAATAACCAGCTTTAG
- the LOC133674743 gene encoding alpha/beta hydrolase domain-containing protein WAV2-like isoform X5: protein MVSYVSAFLYGVGGIVVAGMALLVAFQEKLVYVPVLPGLTKSYSITPARLRLLYEDVWLRSSDGVRLHAWFIKLLPECRGPTVLFFQENAGNIAHRLEMVRIMIQRLQCNVFMLSYRGYGASDGYPSQHGIAKDAQAALDHLSQRTDIDTSRIVVFGRSLGGAVGALLTKNNPDKVAALILENTFTSILDMAGVLLPFLKWFIGGTGSKGPKILNFLVRSPWSTIDIVGQINQPILFLSGLQDEMVPPSHMQMLYAKVASHNRECIFVEFPNGMHMDTWLAGGDHYWRTIQQFIGNHVPEVKEHESSHDDKDTEGSN from the exons ATGGTGTCGTACGTGAGCGCGTTTCTGTACGGAGTCGGAGGCATAGTAGTAGCAGGGATGGCTTTGCTTGTAGCCTTTCAAGAGAAGCTCGTCTACGTCCCGGTCTTACCCGGTCTCACTAAATCCTACTCGATCACTCCTGCTCGACTCCGTCTCCTTTACGAGGACGTTTGGCTCCGATCCTCCGATGGCGTCCGCCTTCACGCTTGGTTCATTAAGCTCCTCCCTGAATGCAGAG GTCCAACTGTCCTGTTTTTCCAAGAGAATGCCGGAA ACATTGCGCATCGTCTTGAAATGGTCCGCATAATGATTCAGAGGTTGCAGTGCAACGTGTTCATGCTTTCATATCGAGG TTATGGAGCAAGTGATGGATATCCTTCGCAGCATGGAATTGCAAAAGATGCTCAG GCTGCTCTGGATCATCTTTCACAGAGGACTGACATTGACACATCTAGAATAGTCGTGTTTGGGCGGTCACTTGGGGGTGCAGTTGGGGCTCTGCTCACCAAAAACAACCCCGATAAG GTTGCTGCATTGATCTTGGAGAACACTTTTACATCCATTCTAGACATGGCAGGGGTTCTACTGCCCTTCCTAAAGTGGTTTATTGGAGGCACAGGTTCAAAAGGGcctaaaattcttaattttcttgtaCGTTCTCCATGGAGTACCATTGACATTGTTGGCCAG ATTAATCAgccaattctttttctttctggATTGCAAGATGAAATGGTTCCTCCATCACATATGCAAATGCTCTACGCTAAAGTAGCTTCTCATAATAGGGAATGCATCTTTGTGGAGTTTCCTAATGGCATGCATATGGACACTTGGCTTGCTGGTGGTGATCACTACTGGAGAACTATTCAGCAGTTTATTGGAAACCATGTTCCAGAGGTAAAGGAACATGAATCATCCCACGATGACAAAG ATACTGAGGGGAG CAATTAA
- the LOC133674743 gene encoding alpha/beta hydrolase domain-containing protein WAV2-like isoform X6 yields MVSYVSAFLYGVGGIVVAGMALLVAFQEKLVYVPVLPGLTKSYSITPARLRLLYEDVWLRSSDGVRLHAWFIKLLPECRGPTVLFFQENAGNIAHRLEMVRIMIQRLQCNVFMLSYRGYGASDGYPSQHGIAKDAQAALDHLSQRTDIDTSRIVVFGRSLGGAVGALLTKNNPDKVAALILENTFTSILDMAGVLLPFLKWFIGGTGSKGPKILNFLVRSPWSTIDIVGQINQPILFLSGLQDEMVPPSHMQMLYAKVASHNRECIFVEFPNGMHMDTWLAGGDHYWRTIQQFIGNHVPEVKEHESSHDDKAIKSSL; encoded by the exons ATGGTGTCGTACGTGAGCGCGTTTCTGTACGGAGTCGGAGGCATAGTAGTAGCAGGGATGGCTTTGCTTGTAGCCTTTCAAGAGAAGCTCGTCTACGTCCCGGTCTTACCCGGTCTCACTAAATCCTACTCGATCACTCCTGCTCGACTCCGTCTCCTTTACGAGGACGTTTGGCTCCGATCCTCCGATGGCGTCCGCCTTCACGCTTGGTTCATTAAGCTCCTCCCTGAATGCAGAG GTCCAACTGTCCTGTTTTTCCAAGAGAATGCCGGAA ACATTGCGCATCGTCTTGAAATGGTCCGCATAATGATTCAGAGGTTGCAGTGCAACGTGTTCATGCTTTCATATCGAGG TTATGGAGCAAGTGATGGATATCCTTCGCAGCATGGAATTGCAAAAGATGCTCAG GCTGCTCTGGATCATCTTTCACAGAGGACTGACATTGACACATCTAGAATAGTCGTGTTTGGGCGGTCACTTGGGGGTGCAGTTGGGGCTCTGCTCACCAAAAACAACCCCGATAAG GTTGCTGCATTGATCTTGGAGAACACTTTTACATCCATTCTAGACATGGCAGGGGTTCTACTGCCCTTCCTAAAGTGGTTTATTGGAGGCACAGGTTCAAAAGGGcctaaaattcttaattttcttgtaCGTTCTCCATGGAGTACCATTGACATTGTTGGCCAG ATTAATCAgccaattctttttctttctggATTGCAAGATGAAATGGTTCCTCCATCACATATGCAAATGCTCTACGCTAAAGTAGCTTCTCATAATAGGGAATGCATCTTTGTGGAGTTTCCTAATGGCATGCATATGGACACTTGGCTTGCTGGTGGTGATCACTACTGGAGAACTATTCAGCAGTTTATTGGAAACCATGTTCCAGAGGTAAAGGAACATGAATCATCCCACGATGACAAAG CAATTAAAAGCTCTTTGTGA
- the LOC133674743 gene encoding alpha/beta hydrolase domain-containing protein WAV2-like isoform X1: MVSYVSAFLYGVGGIVVAGMALLVAFQEKLVYVPVLPGLTKSYSITPARLRLLYEDVWLRSSDGVRLHAWFIKLLPECRGPTVLFFQENAGNIAHRLEMVRIMIQRLQCNVFMLSYRGYGASDGYPSQHGIAKDAQAALDHLSQRTDIDTSRIVVFGRSLGGAVGALLTKNNPDKVAALILENTFTSILDMAGVLLPFLKWFIGGTGSKGPKILNFLVRSPWSTIDIVGQINQPILFLSGLQDEMVPPSHMQMLYAKVASHNRECIFVEFPNGMHMDTWLAGGDHYWRTIQQFIGNHVPEVKEHESSHDDKALESELCDGPSSTHCPNSPPLFTL; encoded by the exons ATGGTGTCGTACGTGAGCGCGTTTCTGTACGGAGTCGGAGGCATAGTAGTAGCAGGGATGGCTTTGCTTGTAGCCTTTCAAGAGAAGCTCGTCTACGTCCCGGTCTTACCCGGTCTCACTAAATCCTACTCGATCACTCCTGCTCGACTCCGTCTCCTTTACGAGGACGTTTGGCTCCGATCCTCCGATGGCGTCCGCCTTCACGCTTGGTTCATTAAGCTCCTCCCTGAATGCAGAG GTCCAACTGTCCTGTTTTTCCAAGAGAATGCCGGAA ACATTGCGCATCGTCTTGAAATGGTCCGCATAATGATTCAGAGGTTGCAGTGCAACGTGTTCATGCTTTCATATCGAGG TTATGGAGCAAGTGATGGATATCCTTCGCAGCATGGAATTGCAAAAGATGCTCAG GCTGCTCTGGATCATCTTTCACAGAGGACTGACATTGACACATCTAGAATAGTCGTGTTTGGGCGGTCACTTGGGGGTGCAGTTGGGGCTCTGCTCACCAAAAACAACCCCGATAAG GTTGCTGCATTGATCTTGGAGAACACTTTTACATCCATTCTAGACATGGCAGGGGTTCTACTGCCCTTCCTAAAGTGGTTTATTGGAGGCACAGGTTCAAAAGGGcctaaaattcttaattttcttgtaCGTTCTCCATGGAGTACCATTGACATTGTTGGCCAG ATTAATCAgccaattctttttctttctggATTGCAAGATGAAATGGTTCCTCCATCACATATGCAAATGCTCTACGCTAAAGTAGCTTCTCATAATAGGGAATGCATCTTTGTGGAGTTTCCTAATGGCATGCATATGGACACTTGGCTTGCTGGTGGTGATCACTACTGGAGAACTATTCAGCAGTTTATTGGAAACCATGTTCCAGAGGTAAAGGAACATGAATCATCCCACGATGACAAAG CTTTAGAATCTGAGCTATGTGATGGCCCAAGTTCAACTCACTGCCCAAACTCACCTCCTTTATTTACTCTTTGA
- the LOC133674743 gene encoding alpha/beta hydrolase domain-containing protein WAV2-like isoform X4 yields the protein MVSYVSAFLYGVGGIVVAGMALLVAFQEKLVYVPVLPGLTKSYSITPARLRLLYEDVWLRSSDGVRLHAWFIKLLPECRGPTVLFFQENAGNIAHRLEMVRIMIQRLQCNVFMLSYRGYGASDGYPSQHGIAKDAQAALDHLSQRTDIDTSRIVVFGRSLGGAVGALLTKNNPDKVAALILENTFTSILDMAGVLLPFLKWFIGGTGSKGPKILNFLVRSPWSTIDIVGQINQPILFLSGLQDEMVPPSHMQMLYAKVASHNRECIFVEFPNGMHMDTWLAGGDHYWRTIQQFIGNHVPEVKEHESSHDDKVAAIKSSL from the exons ATGGTGTCGTACGTGAGCGCGTTTCTGTACGGAGTCGGAGGCATAGTAGTAGCAGGGATGGCTTTGCTTGTAGCCTTTCAAGAGAAGCTCGTCTACGTCCCGGTCTTACCCGGTCTCACTAAATCCTACTCGATCACTCCTGCTCGACTCCGTCTCCTTTACGAGGACGTTTGGCTCCGATCCTCCGATGGCGTCCGCCTTCACGCTTGGTTCATTAAGCTCCTCCCTGAATGCAGAG GTCCAACTGTCCTGTTTTTCCAAGAGAATGCCGGAA ACATTGCGCATCGTCTTGAAATGGTCCGCATAATGATTCAGAGGTTGCAGTGCAACGTGTTCATGCTTTCATATCGAGG TTATGGAGCAAGTGATGGATATCCTTCGCAGCATGGAATTGCAAAAGATGCTCAG GCTGCTCTGGATCATCTTTCACAGAGGACTGACATTGACACATCTAGAATAGTCGTGTTTGGGCGGTCACTTGGGGGTGCAGTTGGGGCTCTGCTCACCAAAAACAACCCCGATAAG GTTGCTGCATTGATCTTGGAGAACACTTTTACATCCATTCTAGACATGGCAGGGGTTCTACTGCCCTTCCTAAAGTGGTTTATTGGAGGCACAGGTTCAAAAGGGcctaaaattcttaattttcttgtaCGTTCTCCATGGAGTACCATTGACATTGTTGGCCAG ATTAATCAgccaattctttttctttctggATTGCAAGATGAAATGGTTCCTCCATCACATATGCAAATGCTCTACGCTAAAGTAGCTTCTCATAATAGGGAATGCATCTTTGTGGAGTTTCCTAATGGCATGCATATGGACACTTGGCTTGCTGGTGGTGATCACTACTGGAGAACTATTCAGCAGTTTATTGGAAACCATGTTCCAGAGGTAAAGGAACATGAATCATCCCACGATGACAAAG TTGCAGCAATTAAAAGCTCTTTGTGA
- the LOC133674743 gene encoding alpha/beta hydrolase domain-containing protein WAV2-like isoform X3 produces MVSYVSAFLYGVGGIVVAGMALLVAFQEKLVYVPVLPGLTKSYSITPARLRLLYEDVWLRSSDGVRLHAWFIKLLPECRGPTVLFFQENAGNIAHRLEMVRIMIQRLQCNVFMLSYRGYGASDGYPSQHGIAKDAQAALDHLSQRTDIDTSRIVVFGRSLGGAVGALLTKNNPDKVAALILENTFTSILDMAGVLLPFLKWFIGGTGSKGPKILNFLVRSPWSTIDIVGQINQPILFLSGLQDEMVPPSHMQMLYAKVASHNRECIFVEFPNGMHMDTWLAGGDHYWRTIQQFIGNHVPEVKEHESSHDDKDTEGSCSN; encoded by the exons ATGGTGTCGTACGTGAGCGCGTTTCTGTACGGAGTCGGAGGCATAGTAGTAGCAGGGATGGCTTTGCTTGTAGCCTTTCAAGAGAAGCTCGTCTACGTCCCGGTCTTACCCGGTCTCACTAAATCCTACTCGATCACTCCTGCTCGACTCCGTCTCCTTTACGAGGACGTTTGGCTCCGATCCTCCGATGGCGTCCGCCTTCACGCTTGGTTCATTAAGCTCCTCCCTGAATGCAGAG GTCCAACTGTCCTGTTTTTCCAAGAGAATGCCGGAA ACATTGCGCATCGTCTTGAAATGGTCCGCATAATGATTCAGAGGTTGCAGTGCAACGTGTTCATGCTTTCATATCGAGG TTATGGAGCAAGTGATGGATATCCTTCGCAGCATGGAATTGCAAAAGATGCTCAG GCTGCTCTGGATCATCTTTCACAGAGGACTGACATTGACACATCTAGAATAGTCGTGTTTGGGCGGTCACTTGGGGGTGCAGTTGGGGCTCTGCTCACCAAAAACAACCCCGATAAG GTTGCTGCATTGATCTTGGAGAACACTTTTACATCCATTCTAGACATGGCAGGGGTTCTACTGCCCTTCCTAAAGTGGTTTATTGGAGGCACAGGTTCAAAAGGGcctaaaattcttaattttcttgtaCGTTCTCCATGGAGTACCATTGACATTGTTGGCCAG ATTAATCAgccaattctttttctttctggATTGCAAGATGAAATGGTTCCTCCATCACATATGCAAATGCTCTACGCTAAAGTAGCTTCTCATAATAGGGAATGCATCTTTGTGGAGTTTCCTAATGGCATGCATATGGACACTTGGCTTGCTGGTGGTGATCACTACTGGAGAACTATTCAGCAGTTTATTGGAAACCATGTTCCAGAGGTAAAGGAACATGAATCATCCCACGATGACAAAG ATACTGAGGGGAG TTGCAGCAATTAA